One genomic region from Streptomyces sp. NBC_00457 encodes:
- a CDS encoding Gfo/Idh/MocA family protein yields MGDLLGVAVLGAGHMGADHIRRLEYVVSGARVAAVADPDTARAKAAVAGIDGIAVHAETAAALDAPGVDAVLIASPGPAHEEALLAAFARGLPVLCEKPMVPDSTGALRVVEAEARLGRRLAQIGFMRRYDAEYRQLKSLLDDGRLGRPLMLHCIHRNVSSPPGFTSAMLINSSVSHEIDAARWLLGQELTAVTVPRSRSSADAPEGLLDPQFVLFETEHGALVDVEVFVNCGFGYQVRCEAVCERGSARVGEGHTMLVTADGGAREEVPQDYLVRFADAYDREVQAWVDATRQGRVAGPAAWDGYAASVVAEAGVRSLETGDRTTVDLAPRPDLYAGH; encoded by the coding sequence GTGGGAGACCTGTTGGGCGTGGCGGTACTGGGTGCCGGGCACATGGGGGCCGACCACATACGTCGGCTTGAGTACGTGGTGAGCGGCGCGCGTGTCGCCGCCGTGGCCGACCCCGACACCGCGCGGGCCAAGGCGGCGGTCGCCGGAATCGACGGGATCGCGGTGCATGCCGAGACGGCGGCCGCGCTCGATGCGCCCGGCGTCGACGCCGTACTGATCGCCTCGCCCGGCCCGGCACACGAGGAGGCACTGCTCGCGGCGTTCGCGCGCGGCCTTCCGGTGCTGTGCGAGAAGCCCATGGTGCCGGACTCCACGGGCGCACTCCGCGTCGTGGAGGCGGAGGCGCGACTCGGGCGGCGGCTGGCACAGATCGGGTTCATGCGGCGGTACGACGCCGAGTACCGGCAGCTCAAGTCGCTGCTGGACGACGGGCGGTTGGGGCGTCCACTGATGCTGCACTGCATCCACCGCAATGTGTCCTCCCCGCCCGGCTTCACCTCCGCGATGCTGATCAACAGCTCGGTCTCGCACGAGATCGATGCCGCCCGCTGGCTTCTCGGCCAGGAGCTGACCGCGGTGACCGTGCCGCGTTCACGGTCCTCCGCCGACGCCCCCGAGGGGCTGCTGGACCCGCAGTTCGTGCTTTTCGAGACCGAGCACGGCGCTCTCGTCGACGTGGAGGTCTTCGTCAACTGCGGCTTCGGCTACCAGGTGCGCTGCGAGGCCGTCTGCGAACGGGGCAGCGCCCGGGTCGGCGAGGGGCACACCATGCTCGTCACCGCCGACGGCGGGGCGCGCGAAGAGGTCCCGCAGGACTACCTCGTACGGTTCGCCGACGCCTACGACCGCGAAGTGCAGGCCTGGGTCGACGCCACCCGGCAGGGCCGGGTCGCCGGTCCCGCCGCCTGGGACGGCTATGCGGCCTCGGTGGTCGCCGAGGCCGGGGTCCGGTCCCTGGAGACCGGCGACCGCACGACCGTGGACCTCGCCCCACGCCCGGACCTGTACGCCGGCCATTGA
- a CDS encoding alpha/beta hydrolase → MLAKLTTRLRLRRSTLTGAVGLAVLAAGLPAVAVRDTESDLTRFYRQKVVWTKCENKSMPKDLQCGKVTVPLDYAKPKSGTLELALARYRATGKSRGSVVLNFGGPGGPGVPQLAFGGDDFMELTDGYDVVSFDPRGVGRSSPVSCGDASDEASEAMDTDTDLTDDPRAVLKQLKQAATQCAKHSGPVLPHIGTVNASRDLDVIRQALGDKKLNYLGFSYGTRLGAVYAAQFPDKVGRLVLDGVDTLTEPLTEQAIVGAEGQQTALDAFVAWCAEDDVACPLGTDSRTAREHVVSLVESLDEDPVPTDFGDSFTGQDLVASLSQALYSRDMWPTLERAIASLVEDGDARGLLALTGGGMARNDDGGLADEEDVPFDNLPAALMAINCADDPDRPTADWITRNLDRLRAEYEEASPVFGEYRLTEVLMCYGRPKGTDYIRKKVRDVDTPKMLLVGTRGDPATPYRWTTETAKRLGSSAVVLDNRGEGHTGYASSKCVHKKVDNFLLYGSLPAGGSSCGSDDDDD, encoded by the coding sequence ATGCTGGCCAAGCTGACGACGCGCCTCAGACTCCGGCGCTCCACGCTGACCGGCGCGGTCGGGCTGGCCGTGCTGGCGGCGGGGCTGCCGGCGGTGGCCGTACGCGACACCGAGTCCGACCTGACACGGTTCTACCGGCAGAAGGTCGTCTGGACGAAGTGCGAGAACAAGTCGATGCCGAAGGACCTCCAGTGCGGCAAGGTCACCGTCCCCCTCGACTATGCGAAGCCGAAGTCGGGCACGCTCGAGCTGGCTCTCGCCCGCTACCGGGCCACCGGCAAGTCGCGCGGCTCGGTGGTGTTGAACTTCGGCGGTCCCGGCGGCCCCGGGGTCCCCCAACTCGCCTTCGGCGGCGACGACTTCATGGAGCTCACCGACGGCTACGACGTGGTCTCCTTCGACCCGCGCGGCGTCGGCAGATCCTCCCCTGTCAGCTGCGGCGACGCCTCCGACGAGGCCTCGGAGGCGATGGACACGGACACGGATCTCACGGATGATCCGCGGGCGGTCCTCAAGCAGTTGAAGCAGGCGGCCACCCAGTGCGCGAAGCACTCCGGCCCCGTGCTCCCCCACATAGGAACCGTGAACGCCTCCCGCGACCTGGACGTCATACGCCAGGCCCTCGGCGACAAGAAGCTCAACTACCTCGGCTTCTCCTACGGCACCCGGCTCGGCGCCGTGTACGCGGCGCAGTTCCCGGACAAGGTCGGCCGGCTGGTGCTCGACGGCGTGGACACGCTCACGGAGCCGCTCACCGAGCAGGCGATCGTGGGCGCGGAGGGGCAGCAGACCGCGCTGGACGCCTTCGTCGCGTGGTGCGCCGAGGACGACGTCGCCTGTCCGCTCGGGACCGACTCCCGCACCGCCCGGGAACACGTCGTGTCCCTCGTCGAGTCGCTCGACGAGGATCCGGTGCCGACCGACTTCGGCGACTCCTTCACCGGGCAGGACCTCGTCGCCTCCCTCAGCCAGGCCCTCTACAGCAGGGACATGTGGCCCACGCTGGAACGTGCCATCGCCTCGCTCGTCGAGGACGGCGACGCCCGGGGCCTGCTCGCCCTCACCGGCGGCGGCATGGCCCGGAACGACGACGGCGGCCTCGCGGACGAGGAGGACGTCCCCTTCGACAACCTGCCGGCGGCGTTGATGGCGATCAACTGCGCCGACGACCCCGACCGCCCGACCGCCGACTGGATCACGAGGAACCTCGACCGGCTGCGCGCCGAGTACGAGGAGGCGTCCCCCGTCTTCGGCGAGTACCGCCTCACGGAGGTGCTCATGTGTTACGGCCGCCCCAAGGGCACCGACTACATCCGCAAGAAGGTGCGGGACGTCGACACCCCGAAGATGCTCCTCGTGGGCACCCGCGGCGACCCGGCGACGCCGTACCGCTGGACCACGGAGACGGCGAAGCGGCTGGGCTCCTCGGCCGTGGTGCTCGACAACAGGGGCGAGGGCCACACCGGGTACGCCTCCTCCAAGTGCGTGCACAAGAAGGTCGACAACTTCCTGCTCTACGGCTCGCTGCCCGCGGGCGGCAGCTCCTGCGGCTCGGATGACGACGACGACTGA
- a CDS encoding chaplin: MRRVTRNGVIAVAAASGAMAVAVPAYADSAAEGAAAGSPGLISGNTIQLPVHVPVNVCGNTVNVVGLLNPAAGNECANESGGEKRGGNPGGAAAESRGKDSPGVLSGNGVQLPVHLPVNVSGNTVNVVGAGNAATGNESVNTSGGRPDRPSTRPAPKPAVPDTPPQAVPSAPRAPVAALADTGSDGMLPAVAGSAALMLGGAVLYRRFRGKAAH; this comes from the coding sequence ATGAGACGGGTTACCCGAAACGGTGTGATCGCCGTCGCCGCCGCGTCCGGCGCGATGGCAGTGGCAGTGCCGGCGTACGCCGACTCCGCGGCCGAGGGTGCCGCGGCCGGCTCGCCCGGGTTGATCTCCGGCAACACGATCCAGCTCCCGGTGCACGTGCCGGTGAACGTGTGCGGGAACACCGTGAACGTGGTGGGGCTCCTCAATCCGGCCGCGGGCAACGAGTGCGCCAACGAGAGCGGGGGCGAGAAGCGGGGCGGCAATCCCGGCGGAGCCGCCGCGGAGAGCCGCGGAAAGGATTCGCCGGGTGTGCTGTCCGGCAACGGTGTGCAGCTCCCGGTCCACCTCCCGGTGAACGTCAGCGGCAACACCGTGAACGTGGTCGGTGCCGGAAACGCGGCCACCGGCAACGAGTCCGTGAACACCTCGGGCGGCAGGCCCGACCGCCCCTCGACGCGCCCGGCCCCCAAGCCGGCCGTGCCGGACACTCCTCCCCAGGCGGTCCCGTCCGCTCCACGGGCCCCCGTGGCGGCCCTCGCCGACACGGGATCCGACGGGATGCTCCCCGCGGTCGCGGGCAGCGCCGCACTGATGCTGGGCGGAGCGGTCCTGTACCGGCGTTTCCGCGGCAAGGCGGCTCACTGA
- a CDS encoding baeRF3 domain-containing protein, producing MEHALSPATLTELRRPRPYPAVSVLTPTHRREPEKAQDPVRLRNVVAAAKKQLESDPAVSRDRRAEVERQLDQALAEVDLTHAEDGLVIFAAPGEHQVWSLARPVPERVVLADTFLTRNLVSAQAAERPFWVLSVSADRVTLWSGGTDRVTEVRTGGFPLTRSFDNFDAERQERIGDLPSTFRDEGTRHFLRDADTAVSAVLKDDARPLYITGEQAALSALDEIGTVTKDAVHIPHGGLAHGTHEAVWQAVRPIVAAQDRKSTDEVARELESARGRRAFAAGLDEVWQNAREARVRLLAVEENYRATVRDDGDHLIPAESGDLDAREDIVDEIVEQCLETGAEVRFVPDGTLRDAQGIAGVLRY from the coding sequence ATGGAGCACGCACTCAGCCCCGCGACCCTCACCGAGCTGCGCCGTCCGCGCCCTTATCCGGCGGTGTCCGTGCTGACGCCGACGCACCGCCGTGAGCCGGAGAAGGCCCAGGACCCGGTACGGCTGCGCAATGTCGTGGCCGCGGCCAAGAAGCAGCTGGAGTCCGATCCCGCGGTCAGCCGGGACCGGCGTGCCGAGGTCGAACGACAGCTCGACCAGGCCCTCGCCGAGGTAGACCTCACGCATGCCGAGGACGGCCTGGTGATCTTCGCCGCGCCGGGTGAGCACCAGGTGTGGTCGCTCGCCCGTCCGGTGCCCGAGCGGGTGGTGCTGGCCGACACCTTCCTGACCCGCAACCTCGTCTCGGCGCAGGCGGCCGAGCGGCCGTTCTGGGTGCTGTCGGTCTCCGCCGACCGCGTCACGCTGTGGAGCGGCGGCACGGACCGCGTCACCGAGGTCCGCACCGGCGGTTTCCCGCTGACGCGGTCCTTCGACAACTTCGACGCCGAGCGGCAGGAGCGGATCGGCGATCTGCCGAGCACCTTCCGCGACGAGGGCACCCGCCACTTCCTGCGCGACGCCGACACCGCGGTGAGCGCGGTCCTCAAGGACGACGCACGCCCGCTCTACATCACCGGCGAGCAGGCGGCGCTGTCCGCGCTGGACGAGATCGGAACGGTCACCAAGGACGCGGTGCACATCCCGCACGGCGGCCTCGCGCACGGCACGCACGAAGCCGTCTGGCAGGCGGTCCGGCCGATCGTCGCCGCCCAGGACCGCAAGAGCACCGACGAGGTCGCGCGGGAACTCGAATCGGCGCGCGGGCGGCGGGCGTTCGCGGCCGGCCTCGACGAGGTCTGGCAGAACGCCCGCGAGGCACGGGTGCGGCTGCTCGCCGTCGAGGAGAACTACCGGGCGACGGTCCGCGACGACGGCGATCACCTGATCCCGGCCGAGAGCGGCGACCTCGACGCCCGCGAGGACATCGTGGACGAGATCGTCGAGCAGTGCCTGGAGACCGGCGCCGAGGTCCGCTTCGTACCGGACGGCACGCTGCGGGACGCCCAGGGGATCGCGGGCGTGCTGCGCTACTGA